A genomic window from Agreia sp. COWG includes:
- a CDS encoding SRPBCC family protein: protein MPQIIETIDVNVPVTTSYNQWTQFESFPHFLHFVKRIEQLDDTHVRWTVEIAGAERTFDTEISEQLPDERVAWKSDGGDEVHAGVVTFHKLSDTTSRLAVQIDWEAKGLLEKLGAAVGVDNHAVKKSLKDFKEFIEDEGNANGGWRGTVDRDA from the coding sequence ATGCCCCAGATCATCGAGACCATCGACGTGAACGTTCCCGTCACCACCTCGTACAACCAGTGGACTCAGTTCGAGTCATTCCCGCACTTCCTCCACTTCGTGAAGCGCATCGAGCAGCTCGATGACACCCACGTGCGCTGGACCGTCGAGATCGCGGGCGCCGAGCGCACCTTCGACACCGAGATCAGCGAGCAGCTGCCCGACGAGCGTGTCGCCTGGAAGAGCGATGGCGGCGACGAGGTCCACGCCGGTGTCGTCACGTTCCACAAGCTGAGCGACACGACGTCGCGCCTCGCGGTGCAGATCGATTGGGAGGCCAAGGGCCTGCTCGAGAAGCTCGGAGCGGCTGTCGGCGTCGACAACCACGCCGTGAAGAAGTCGCTGAAGGACTTCAAGGAGTTCATCGAAGACGAGGGCAACGCTAACGGCGGCTGGCGCGGCACGGTCGACCGCGACGCCTAA
- the mtnC gene encoding acireductone synthase translates to MTDTLTVTARTLVVDLEGTTSAAGFILGDLYDYARPRLQDWLEAHANDAAVSEARAQAIVEAGLPSGADTTQVVGVLHDWMAKDVKATPLKTIQGQIWAEGFRRGEITSHFFDDVIPNLVRWHGAGVRLAVFSSGSVTSQVPWFRHSPGGDLTPLVTDYFDTVNAGPKKIASSYDAIAAELGTPAGELVFFTDNPDEVSAAADAGWQVVAFSREGEPFFGADFGDAPVVSSFADVEVVTP, encoded by the coding sequence GTGACCGACACCCTCACCGTGACCGCGCGCACCCTCGTCGTGGACCTCGAAGGAACCACCAGCGCCGCGGGATTCATTCTGGGCGACCTCTACGACTACGCCCGACCGCGGCTGCAGGACTGGCTCGAGGCACACGCGAACGACGCCGCCGTCTCGGAGGCTCGCGCGCAGGCGATCGTCGAGGCGGGCCTGCCGTCGGGCGCCGACACCACACAGGTCGTCGGCGTGCTGCACGACTGGATGGCGAAGGACGTCAAGGCCACGCCCCTCAAGACGATCCAGGGCCAGATCTGGGCCGAGGGTTTTCGTCGCGGAGAGATCACCTCGCACTTCTTCGACGACGTCATTCCGAACCTCGTGCGCTGGCACGGCGCCGGCGTGCGTCTCGCCGTGTTCTCCTCCGGCTCCGTGACCTCGCAGGTGCCGTGGTTCAGGCACTCGCCGGGGGGCGACCTGACCCCGCTTGTGACCGACTACTTCGACACGGTGAACGCCGGTCCCAAGAAGATCGCGTCGTCGTACGACGCGATCGCGGCCGAGCTCGGCACGCCCGCCGGCGAGCTGGTCTTCTTCACGGACAACCCCGACGAGGTGAGCGCGGCTGCAGATGCCGGATGGCAGGTGGTCGCCTTCTCTCGCGAGGGTGAGCCGTTCTTCGGTGCCGACTTCGGAGACGCCCCCGTGGTGTCGTCGTTCGCCGACGTCGAGGTCGTCACGCCGTGA
- a CDS encoding ABC transporter permease, which yields MTSTPLPSRSTSLAERGAAFVVRWGFIAVTVALIAFFVITEPNFRTADNVFGMLKFIAPTAIAGLGVMLAITVGGIDLSVGASAGFAVSIAAWTMVIGNQVGGVAIGVVLLSGLLIGGLNAFLIVVARIPDLLATLATSFVIVGLKLLIVDGKSISSQMSLADGSTAPGKFTADYLWLDRGSLGPVPVPVIIFVAITALLWFILEHTRWGRALYAVGANAEAARLAGIRVQLYRTVAYMGCGLLASIAGLLLGARIGQGDVSAGNSLLLDAVAVALVGVSVLGIGRPNAWGTALGAILIAVMVTGFTMVGLPYYAQDFGKGIVLLIALLFSFTFSRRRTVVTAGSTTSS from the coding sequence ATGACCAGCACCCCCCTCCCCTCGCGATCCACGTCGCTCGCCGAGCGCGGCGCAGCATTCGTGGTGCGCTGGGGCTTCATCGCCGTGACCGTGGCGCTGATCGCGTTCTTCGTGATCACCGAGCCCAACTTCCGCACCGCCGACAACGTCTTCGGCATGCTCAAGTTCATCGCCCCGACCGCCATCGCCGGCCTCGGCGTGATGCTCGCGATCACGGTCGGCGGCATCGACCTCTCGGTGGGCGCCTCGGCCGGCTTCGCCGTATCGATCGCGGCGTGGACCATGGTGATCGGCAACCAGGTCGGTGGCGTCGCGATCGGCGTCGTGCTTCTCAGCGGGCTGCTCATCGGCGGCCTGAACGCCTTCCTCATCGTGGTCGCCCGCATCCCCGACCTGCTGGCGACCCTCGCGACCTCGTTCGTGATCGTCGGACTCAAACTGCTGATCGTCGACGGCAAGTCCATCTCGTCGCAGATGTCGCTGGCCGACGGATCGACGGCGCCCGGCAAGTTCACCGCCGACTACCTCTGGCTCGACCGGGGCAGCCTCGGCCCTGTGCCCGTTCCCGTGATCATCTTCGTGGCCATCACGGCGCTGCTCTGGTTCATCCTCGAGCACACGCGCTGGGGCCGCGCCCTCTACGCGGTGGGGGCGAACGCCGAGGCAGCCCGGCTCGCCGGCATCCGGGTTCAGCTCTACCGCACCGTCGCCTACATGGGCTGCGGCCTTCTCGCCTCGATCGCCGGCCTGCTGCTGGGCGCGCGCATCGGTCAGGGGGACGTCTCCGCGGGCAACTCGCTGCTGCTGGATGCCGTGGCCGTGGCGCTCGTGGGCGTCTCGGTGCTCGGCATCGGCCGGCCCAACGCCTGGGGGACGGCGCTCGGCGCCATCCTGATCGCCGTCATGGTGACCGGCTTCACCATGGTGGGCCTGCCGTACTATGCGCAGGACTTCGGCAAAGGTATCGTTCTGCTGATCGCGCTGCTGTTCAGCTTCACGTTCAGTCGCCGTCGCACCGTGGTGACGGCCGGCAGCACGACCTCGTCGTAG
- a CDS encoding M50 family metallopeptidase, which produces MDALLAFWERVTSQQPALPAMESWIAIAGAAAIVLLPPVWKVARNAITIAHEAGHAVVATLTGRKLSGIRLHSDTSGVTVSRGSTRGPSMVLTLLAGYTAPALIGLGASWLLGAGYGTGVLWALLGALLLVLVKVRNWFGLWSVLVTGVLVFSATWFLDAEWRARVATTVVAFLLLGAVRTTVELQRVRRTGRARNSDADQLARLTHLPGIVWVGVFVAVAVACAVVAGTFLGLTPLPSIAGLGVL; this is translated from the coding sequence GTGGATGCCTTGCTCGCGTTCTGGGAGCGCGTCACGTCCCAGCAGCCCGCCCTCCCCGCGATGGAAAGCTGGATCGCCATTGCGGGAGCGGCCGCGATCGTGCTGCTGCCGCCCGTGTGGAAGGTGGCCCGCAACGCGATCACCATCGCGCACGAGGCCGGCCACGCCGTCGTCGCGACGCTGACCGGTCGAAAGCTGTCGGGCATCCGGCTGCACTCGGATACCTCTGGAGTAACGGTCAGCCGCGGCAGCACTCGAGGTCCGTCGATGGTGCTCACGCTGCTGGCCGGCTACACCGCCCCGGCCCTCATCGGCCTGGGGGCGTCGTGGCTGCTCGGCGCGGGCTATGGCACCGGGGTGCTCTGGGCGCTGCTCGGCGCACTTCTGCTGGTGCTCGTCAAGGTGCGCAACTGGTTCGGGCTGTGGAGCGTACTGGTGACCGGAGTGCTCGTCTTCTCTGCGACCTGGTTCCTCGACGCCGAGTGGAGGGCCCGCGTCGCCACGACCGTGGTGGCCTTCCTCCTGCTGGGAGCCGTGCGCACCACCGTCGAGCTGCAGAGGGTGAGGCGCACGGGCCGCGCCCGCAACTCGGATGCGGACCAGCTCGCGCGCCTCACCCATCTGCCCGGCATCGTCTGGGTCGGGGTCTTCGTCGCCGTGGCTGTGGCGTGCGCCGTCGTGGCGGGCACCTTCCTCGGGCTCACTCCCCTTCCCAGCATCGCCGGGCTCGGGGTGCTTTAG
- a CDS encoding phosphotransferase: MTLDYALLTDRDDVVGYLRATGLLDALVENGSEAHVEVREVTAGNMNRVFIARGPLGSLAVKQAPPFVQAAGPEWPIDPARIGAEARAYEVLGRLVPDAVPAIVHVDLDRFVMVMEDLSALEVLRDELVRQVQDATAGRPVAYLDYGGIGDVVGRFVGELSRATSIQLLGAAEHADLVRESTNAALCQLTLDVVLDEPFRAHEHNHWHPALGERIAALYADRDVLAAVAGVRETFVSSRQALLHGDLHSGSVMIGRADDGGQKVTVFDPEFSFVGPIGLDLGLFWANIAIAGVAARAAGHDGLAAAREDAIDASWQAFVRAWDDDDSIDIDDDFFEGVRSDAWRFAGVEAMRRVAGWSHAADLETLPDEAAAEAQLAVFDLARHWIVTGTEAPLENAPPHPTGDTP, from the coding sequence GTGACCCTCGACTACGCCCTGCTCACCGACCGCGACGACGTGGTCGGCTACCTCCGCGCCACGGGTCTGCTCGATGCTCTTGTCGAGAACGGTTCCGAGGCACACGTCGAGGTGCGCGAGGTGACCGCCGGCAACATGAACCGCGTGTTCATCGCGCGCGGCCCGCTCGGCAGCCTCGCGGTGAAGCAGGCTCCTCCCTTCGTGCAGGCGGCCGGACCGGAGTGGCCCATCGACCCCGCCCGCATCGGGGCGGAGGCGCGGGCCTACGAGGTGCTGGGGCGTCTCGTTCCGGATGCGGTGCCCGCGATCGTGCACGTCGACCTCGACCGTTTCGTGATGGTCATGGAAGACCTCTCGGCCCTCGAGGTATTGCGTGACGAGTTGGTGCGCCAGGTGCAGGATGCGACGGCCGGGCGGCCGGTCGCCTATCTCGACTACGGCGGCATCGGAGACGTGGTCGGCCGCTTCGTGGGTGAGCTGAGCCGAGCGACGAGCATCCAGCTGCTGGGAGCGGCAGAGCACGCCGATCTCGTGCGCGAGAGCACCAACGCAGCCCTGTGTCAGCTCACACTCGACGTGGTTCTCGACGAGCCGTTCCGGGCGCACGAGCACAACCACTGGCATCCGGCGCTCGGCGAGCGGATCGCCGCGCTCTACGCCGACCGCGACGTGCTGGCCGCCGTCGCTGGCGTGCGCGAGACGTTCGTATCGAGCAGGCAGGCGCTGTTGCACGGAGATCTGCACTCGGGCTCTGTCATGATCGGGCGCGCCGACGATGGCGGCCAGAAGGTGACCGTCTTCGACCCCGAGTTCAGCTTCGTGGGCCCCATCGGCCTCGACCTGGGGCTGTTCTGGGCGAACATCGCCATCGCCGGCGTCGCGGCCAGGGCAGCCGGCCACGACGGCCTCGCCGCCGCACGCGAAGACGCCATCGATGCCAGCTGGCAGGCCTTCGTCAGGGCGTGGGACGACGACGACTCGATAGACATCGACGACGACTTCTTCGAGGGCGTGCGCTCGGATGCCTGGCGCTTCGCCGGCGTCGAGGCCATGCGCCGGGTGGCCGGCTGGTCGCACGCGGCCGACCTCGAGACGCTGCCCGACGAGGCCGCCGCCGAGGCGCAGCTCGCCGTGTTCGATCTCGCCCGGCACTGGATCGTGACCGGAACAGAGGCGCCCCTCGAGAATGCGCCCCCTCACCCAACAGGAGACACCCCGTGA
- the mtnB gene encoding methylthioribulose 1-phosphate dehydratase: protein MSDAVTPLPKAALVEVGSGLAAESARFAARGWMPGTAGNLSVTLGREPLRLAVTASGLDKGELTPADIVIVDERGDSVLGEGGSEQRPSAEAGLHARIARVTGAGAVIHVHALAAVTAAHVWPDGVVLSDLEMLKGIGHAAHGETVTIPVIENGQDMTVLGDAFEARYVRPCEGANDVPALIVASHGIYAWGRDLRQARWHLELTEALLQIALVTR, encoded by the coding sequence GTGAGCGACGCCGTGACCCCGCTCCCCAAGGCGGCGCTCGTCGAGGTCGGCTCCGGGCTGGCGGCAGAGAGCGCCCGCTTCGCGGCGCGGGGCTGGATGCCGGGGACCGCGGGCAACCTGTCGGTGACCCTGGGCCGTGAGCCGCTTCGGCTGGCGGTCACGGCATCCGGTCTCGACAAGGGCGAGCTGACGCCGGCCGACATCGTGATCGTCGACGAGCGCGGCGACAGCGTTCTGGGCGAGGGCGGCTCGGAGCAGCGGCCCTCCGCCGAGGCGGGGTTGCACGCGCGCATCGCCCGCGTCACCGGTGCCGGTGCCGTCATCCACGTGCACGCGCTCGCGGCCGTGACGGCCGCGCACGTGTGGCCGGACGGGGTGGTGCTGAGCGACCTCGAGATGCTGAAGGGCATCGGGCACGCGGCCCATGGCGAGACGGTCACGATTCCCGTGATCGAGAACGGCCAAGACATGACGGTGCTGGGCGACGCGTTCGAGGCGCGCTACGTGCGGCCGTGCGAGGGGGCGAACGACGTGCCCGCGCTGATCGTGGCCAGCCACGGAATCTACGCGTGGGGTCGCGATCTGCGCCAGGCGCGCTGGCATCTCGAGCTCACCGAGGCGCTGCTGCAGATCGCCCTCGTGACGCGATAG
- the mtnK gene encoding S-methyl-5-thioribose kinase, producing MTDFSQLTVETVPAYVAQRPALARRIRSTGELDVVEVGDGNLNLVFIVRDAEGGSLVLKQSLPHVRTDPSWPMTRERSAREALVLKTHEGADARHVPALYDVDGDDYVLAIENLDDHVVWRTELNEGRPHGYAAGEIGRYVARTAFHTSIFGLDPLEQKKLAAAAINPELCEITEDLVFTEPYIEHAHNAVLRGNEADVAALRADRRLLTEIGIAKYRFMTSAQSLIHGDLHTGSVFVREASGTPGAGAAAATGTSVRAFDSEFGFFGPTGFDLGILWANLVIAAARARALGEADRTQHILSLPAELWNAFEAESRALWPARRDPRVFGDEVLEALLTEFREDAAVYAGAEAIRRIVGFAKATDIETLEPGLREGAARAVLRAGRALIVERRGLTSVEALSSETAAIFDETINPAEL from the coding sequence ATGACCGACTTCAGCCAGCTCACCGTCGAGACCGTGCCCGCCTATGTGGCCCAGCGGCCCGCCTTGGCACGGCGCATCCGTTCGACGGGCGAGCTCGACGTGGTCGAGGTCGGCGACGGAAACCTGAATCTGGTCTTCATCGTTCGCGATGCCGAGGGCGGCTCGCTCGTGCTGAAGCAGTCCCTGCCGCACGTGCGCACCGATCCGAGCTGGCCGATGACGCGCGAACGCAGCGCTCGCGAGGCACTGGTACTGAAGACGCACGAGGGGGCGGATGCGCGACACGTTCCGGCCCTGTACGACGTCGACGGCGACGACTACGTGCTCGCGATCGAGAACCTCGACGACCACGTGGTCTGGCGAACAGAGCTGAACGAGGGGCGCCCGCACGGCTACGCGGCGGGCGAGATCGGTCGTTACGTGGCCCGCACGGCATTCCACACGTCGATCTTCGGCCTCGATCCGCTCGAGCAGAAGAAGCTGGCGGCGGCGGCGATCAACCCGGAGCTGTGCGAGATCACAGAAGACCTCGTCTTCACGGAGCCGTATATCGAGCACGCACACAACGCGGTGCTGCGGGGGAACGAGGCCGACGTCGCCGCGCTGCGCGCCGATCGCCGGCTGCTGACCGAGATCGGCATCGCGAAGTACCGCTTCATGACGAGCGCCCAGTCGCTGATCCACGGCGATCTGCACACGGGATCGGTCTTCGTGCGCGAGGCTTCCGGCACGCCAGGCGCCGGTGCCGCGGCGGCTACCGGCACCTCCGTTCGCGCGTTCGACAGCGAGTTCGGCTTCTTCGGACCCACGGGCTTCGACCTCGGCATCCTGTGGGCGAACCTCGTGATCGCGGCTGCCCGCGCCCGGGCGCTCGGCGAGGCAGATCGAACGCAGCACATTCTGAGCCTGCCCGCCGAGCTGTGGAACGCCTTCGAGGCCGAGTCGCGTGCCCTCTGGCCCGCACGCCGCGACCCGCGCGTGTTCGGAGACGAGGTCCTCGAGGCGCTGCTCACGGAGTTCCGCGAAGATGCGGCCGTGTACGCGGGAGCCGAGGCTATTCGTCGCATCGTCGGCTTCGCCAAGGCCACCGACATCGAGACGCTCGAGCCCGGTCTGCGGGAGGGCGCCGCTCGGGCAGTGCTGCGCGCTGGGCGTGCGCTCATCGTGGAGCGACGCGGCCTCACGAGCGTCGAGGCCCTCTCTTCCGAGACCGCAGCGATCTTCGACGAGACGATCAACCCCGCCGAGCTCTGA